A genomic segment from Acidobacteriota bacterium encodes:
- a CDS encoding inositol-3-phosphate synthase, whose amino-acid sequence MKNVSIAPASGKLGVLLVGLGAVSTTTIAGVLAIRKGLAKPIGSLTQMGTVRLGKRTEGRSPLIKDFVPLADLDHVVFGGWDIFEDDCFEAAKHAGVLEDRLLDQVKDELAAIKPMSAVFDRQYVKRLDGPNVKKGRTKKDLADQLVADIRRFKAENGCDRLVLIWAGSTEIFMQEAPCHQSLAAFERGLSENDPAIASSMIYAYAAISEGIPYGNAAPNLSAEVPALQELAAKTGAPVCGSDMKTGQTLIKTIIAPGLKARLIGVSGWYSTNILGNRDGEVLDDPESFKTKEESKKGALDYIFQPHLYPDLYKDIAHVVRINYYPPRGDNKEGWDNIDIFGWLGYPMQLKVNFLCRDSILAAPIVLDVALFLDLAKRAGMKGIQEWLSFYFKSPMYAPGLYPEHDLFIQLMKLKNTLRYLRGEELITHLGREYYD is encoded by the coding sequence ATGAAGAACGTGTCTATTGCACCTGCCAGCGGCAAGCTCGGCGTGCTGCTGGTCGGTCTGGGCGCCGTCAGCACGACGACGATTGCCGGCGTCCTCGCGATCCGCAAGGGGCTCGCGAAGCCCATCGGATCGCTGACGCAGATGGGCACCGTCCGGCTCGGCAAACGCACCGAGGGACGTTCGCCGCTCATCAAGGACTTCGTGCCGCTCGCCGATCTGGATCACGTCGTGTTCGGTGGGTGGGACATCTTCGAGGACGACTGCTTCGAGGCGGCGAAGCACGCCGGCGTGCTCGAGGACAGGCTGCTCGATCAGGTCAAGGACGAGCTGGCCGCCATCAAGCCGATGTCCGCCGTCTTCGATCGGCAGTACGTGAAGCGGCTCGACGGTCCCAACGTCAAGAAGGGACGGACCAAGAAGGATCTGGCCGACCAGTTGGTCGCCGACATCCGCAGGTTCAAGGCGGAGAACGGGTGCGATCGGCTCGTGCTGATCTGGGCCGGGAGCACCGAGATCTTCATGCAGGAGGCGCCGTGCCACCAGTCGCTCGCGGCGTTCGAGCGCGGCCTCTCCGAGAACGATCCGGCCATCGCCTCGAGCATGATCTACGCCTACGCCGCGATCAGCGAAGGGATTCCCTACGGCAACGCGGCGCCGAACCTCAGCGCCGAAGTGCCCGCCCTCCAGGAGCTGGCGGCGAAGACCGGCGCGCCCGTGTGCGGCAGCGACATGAAGACGGGCCAGACGCTGATCAAGACGATCATCGCGCCCGGGCTGAAGGCGCGGCTGATCGGCGTGAGCGGCTGGTACTCCACGAACATCCTGGGGAACCGCGACGGCGAGGTGCTCGACGATCCGGAGTCCTTCAAGACGAAGGAGGAGAGCAAGAAGGGCGCGCTCGACTACATCTTCCAGCCGCACCTCTACCCGGATCTCTACAAGGACATCGCCCACGTCGTCCGGATCAACTACTACCCGCCGCGCGGCGACAACAAGGAAGGCTGGGACAACATCGACATCTTCGGCTGGCTCGGCTATCCGATGCAGTTGAAGGTGAACTTCCTCTGCCGCGACAGCATCCTGGCCGCGCCGATCGTGCTCGACGTTGCGCTCTTCCTCGACCTGGCGAAGCGCGCCGGCATGAAGGGCATCCAGGAGTGGTTGTCGTTCTACTTCAAGAGCCCGATGTACGCGCCGGGACTCTACCCCGAGCACGATCTCTTCATCCAGTTGATGAAGCTGAAGAACACGCTCCGCTACCTGCGTGGCGAAGAGCTCATCACGCACCTCGGCCGGGAGTACTACGACTAG